A region from the Anomaloglossus baeobatrachus isolate aAnoBae1 chromosome 11, aAnoBae1.hap1, whole genome shotgun sequence genome encodes:
- the LOC142255871 gene encoding olfactory receptor 6N1-like: MDTGSCADLCNQYLACYISEAAEAGGNLQNMYSNGSTIQYIILSGFPDLQYFQGLFFTMFLLIYIFIVFGNGLILFLILTESSLRSPMYFFIGALSSLEICYTAVTIPKMLADLLAEEKKISFTGCFLQAYFLHVLGVAECSMLTLMALDRYLAICKPLRYFTIMTTRLFMELIFLCIFWALNAPVLEIIVISHLPFCGPNRIENIFCDFPPLIDLACSDTRFLKMAESAFSSMVMVNFLCVLLSYMKILYDILKIKSKVGRQKAFSTCGTHLIVVVLFFGSIGFMYIRTAKSYSKDYNRAVSLTFAVFIPLANPIIYGLRNQEIKKSMKNVFNCLSLKYS; the protein is encoded by the coding sequence ggaatttGCAAAATATGTACAGCAATGGCAGCACAATCCAATACATTATTTTATCTGGATTTCCAGACCTGCAATATTTCCAAGGTTTATTCTTCACGATGTTTCTTCTTATCTATATATTTATAGTTTTTGGAAACGGGTTGATATTATTCTTGATCTTGACCGAATCCAGTCTCCGGTCACCTATGTATTTCTTCATTGGAGCTTTATCTTCTCTAGAAATCTGTTATACAGCCGTTACTATCCCTAAGATGTTGGCCGATCTATTGGCCGAGGAGAAGAAGATATCTTTCACTGGTTGCTTTCTACAAGCTTACTTCCTACATGTACTGGGTGTTGCCGAATGTTCTATGCTTACATTAATGGCCCTTGACCGGTATTTGGCCATCTGCAAACCATTACGATACTTCACCATTATGACTACTCGGTTGTTTATGGAGTTaatttttctgtgtattttttgGGCATTAAATGCTCCGGTTTTAGAGATTATTGTAATTTCTCATCTTCCTTTCTGTGGTCCAAATCGGATAGAGAACATTTTCTGTGATTTTCCCCCTCTCATTGATTTAGCATGTTCAGACACTAGATTCCTTAAGATGGCGGAGTCGGCTTTCAGCTCGATGGTCATGGTGAATTTTTTGTGTGTACTTCTTTCTTACATGAAGATTTTATATGATATTCTGAAGATTAAGTCTAAAGTTGGGCGTCAGAAAGCCTTCTCTACCTGTGGCACCCATCTTATCGTCGTTGTGTTATTTTTCGGCAGCATTGGTTTCATGTATATACGCACTGCCAAGTCCTATTCTAAAGACTACAACCGGGCAGTTAGTCTTACCTTTGCTGTTTTTATACCTTTAGCTAACCCTATCATATATGGCTTGAGAAACCAAGAaattaaaaaatctatgaaaaatgTTTTTAATTGCCTTTCCTTAAAGTACAGTTGA